The Bacteroidota bacterium genomic interval AGATAAATGTAAACCTCTTGTAATCAGTACTACGGAGCATATTACTGCCAGAAGCATAAAGGTGGTCTGCAGGGTGTCGGTCCAGATAATTGTTTTTATCCCTCCCTGAAAGGTGTAAAGGATGATCAGAATGATAAAAATTAAGGCTGTAAGGTAAAAGGGAACATGCCAGCTGTCGAAAACAAAAATCTGTAAGACATTTATGACCAGGAACATTCTGAATGAGGCGCCAATCAGGCGGGATATAATGAAGAAGCCCGATCCGGTCTTGTAGGAACAAAATCCAAAACGCCTGTCCAGGTATGTATAAATTGAAGTGAGGTTGAGCCGGTAATATAGGGGTAACAATATTTTTGCAATGACGAAATAACCGGCCAGGTACCCAAATACAACCATCATATAAGAGAACTGGGTATCCTTGACCCAACCCGGAACCGACATAAAGGTAACTCCCGAAAGGGATGCCCCGATCATCCCGTATGCTACCACATACCAGGGAGATGCCTTATTCCCCCTGTAAAATGAATCGGTATTTGATTTTCTGGCGGTAAGCCAGGTGATGAAAAACAGTAAGGCAGTATAACATAGAAAAATAAAGAAAATGCTTTGAGGATTCATTATAATAAGATGTGAGATTTGTACTGCAAGGTTAATAAAAACTCTCAGGAATAAAAAATGAATGTTTGTTTCTTTCATCAGGTCCTGGAATTTCGCTGTGGCATTTTTAAGTTTATTATATTTGCGTGAAAAATAAGATTTATCGTTCATGGAATTACAACAATATCCTTCCCGTTTGTTGGAAGAAGCAGTCAATGAATTTTCAAAATTACCCGGCATTGGAAACAAAACTGCATTACGCCTGGTTCTTCACCTGTTGAAACAGGATAAGGAACAGGTGATGGCTTTTGGAAATTCCATGATACAATTGCGCAATCAAATCAAATATTGCAAAATCTGTAATAATATTTCTGATGAGGAAATTTGTAATATTTGTGCCGATCCGCACAGGGATAATGCTGTTGTCTGTGTAGTTGAAGACATCAGGGATGTGATGGCCATAGAAAAGACCCATCAGTTTAATGGTCTGTATCATGTTTTGGGGGGGATCATTTCCCCGATGGATGGAATTGGACCTGCTGATTTGAAAATTGATACCCTGGATCAAAGAATCAGCGGGGGGGGAATAAAGGAAATTGTTTTGGCTCTTAGTACCACCCTTGAAGGGGATACCACCAATTATTATTTATATAAAAAGCTGAGTAAATATGACCTGTTGATTACCTCCATTGCCAGGGGAATAGCTGTCGGCGATGAATTGGAGTATGCCGATGAGGTTACTTTAGGTCGTTCTATAATTAACCGTACTCCTTTTGGAAATTCTACGCCTGAGAAATAATTCTATTTTTGAATGTTACCTAAAATATATTGGTTTTATTGTTGTTTTTTATATATTTAACCCAAATTGCAATCAGTTATTGTATAGAATAACTGACGAGACATAAGAAGCCACTA includes:
- the recR gene encoding recombination mediator RecR, with amino-acid sequence MELQQYPSRLLEEAVNEFSKLPGIGNKTALRLVLHLLKQDKEQVMAFGNSMIQLRNQIKYCKICNNISDEEICNICADPHRDNAVVCVVEDIRDVMAIEKTHQFNGLYHVLGGIISPMDGIGPADLKIDTLDQRISGGGIKEIVLALSTTLEGDTTNYYLYKKLSKYDLLITSIARGIAVGDELEYADEVTLGRSIINRTPFGNSTPEK